DNA from Salvelinus namaycush isolate Seneca chromosome 6, SaNama_1.0, whole genome shotgun sequence:
gtctttattttgttACGTGTGTGCATTGTAGGCTGAGGTATATTTTCCTTCTTACACTTGACACCCTGTGGTTTTTGGGTTGTCACGTTGTATGTCCGCGCCCTGTATTGTTGGGCTTATATTTTGTGTGCCTTAGTAAAGAGCACTATACCCCAGTGGaactctctctgcgtctgattcctgcacccacctagtcccgcgtgacacatAAGTATAAAACTAGCAGAGAATATTATGTTCAAAAATATATTGAAAAATGTGCCAAATCAAACATTGTATATGTTTATATTTTGCAATATTCATAAATGTATGTAAGAAATGTGTTGTTAAAATCAAAATACTATTCATATCACTTAGCAATcggtaaagcttcatatgacacaGACTTTTACTTTGTAGCGCCTACAGATGAAAcactatggagtcttaaaggaggcctgggtaaggccaaaatgtGTTCAATTAATTATTTATCTATTATGTTTTAAGATACAAATGCCAAATATATGTCAATAAAACTTCCTCCAAAGGACCCTTCTATGAATTACATTTTGTGGAGGAAAAAAATCTGGATCTTATTTTGTTCTAGTTTCGTGAGGAATCCTCCTTTATGGAGAGCCGCCTGTAAAGCTTCTCTGCAACCTCAGAGGATTTGCAGTAGCCAGTCTCTTCCCTCACTTTTAATCAGCAACTGATTTAGGATATAATCCAGGTGGGTGCACTTTCAGGGAAATCAATGGCATTAGCCTAATTCATCTGATCTATTACGTAGGCCTACTAGGACAAAAACaaagtaagacagtaagacagctGCACTCAATGACTTGTGCATCCAGATATTAGGGAATCAGTGGATTAACTGTATATTAAGAGAACTCTTGGCATAGATTATCATGTATGTAACATTTGTCTACCACTGACGATTCCTAACACCTTAGGAGGAGAGGTGTGGTGCTATAGTgtttcatttattattattatccccccccccccctttttttctccccaattttcgtggtatccaatcgctagtaattactatcttgtctcatcgctacaagtcccgtacgggctcgggagagacgaaggtcgaaagccatgcgtcctccgaagcacaacccaaccaagccgcactgcttcttaacacagcgcgcctccaacccggaagccagccgcaccaatgtgtcggaggaaacaccgtgcacctggcccccttagttagcgcgcactgcgcccggcccgccacaggagtcgctggagcgcgatgagacaaggatatccctaccggccaaaccctcgctaacccggacgacgctaggccaattgtgcgtcgccccacggacctcccggtcgcggccggctgcgacagagcctgggcgcgaacccagagactctggtggcacagctagcgctgcgatgcagtgccctagaccactgcgccacccgggaggcccttgctATAGTGTTTCATAACCATCATGGGGATCGTCATTCTTCACCTGATATTGAAGGACCTTCAATGCAGGAACGAGTGTCTCATATTCAATGCAGAGGTCTGTATTCATAATCCAGTTATCCATGTAGTGCAGGCTCAACCTGCCACGGGCGTGTGTGGTGCCCGCTTAGAGACATTTTTTGTGGGAGATGTGATGTCGCTTAGGTTATAGTTCGTTTTTTTGATTGTTCAGCTTTTCTgtacagacagaacacagtgaataTATGAGTACAGGAATCATTTGGTTCTTTCATTCCTTCACTTTCTGACCATTTGCGCCCAACCTTCCTTAGTGAGCTAAAAATCCCATTGACCTCTAGGGGTTGATCCTCTGACCCTTGCCCTGTCCCCTCTTACCCCACGAGGTGTCTCTGTGCTGCTGCTGACTGGTTGGTATGtgtcgatgtgtgtgtgtggggggggggggggggggggtcaagggaTATCCAGGGTAGTGCATGCATTACAGCAGGGCAGTGGAATGTGCTCTGTTTTGCTTTTTGCCTCCTGCTTGTGCCTTTAAGCAGCCATAAAGGTTAAAGGGTCACTTCTTTCTTTGCCTCCTGTGAGTGTTTTTAGCAGCCCCCCTCCCCAGCATTGTCTAATGTCTACTCctcactcttcctcctcctctaatTCTCTACAGGTGTGAAGAAGCCGCCAGTGGCTCCCAAACCCAAACTCGCCCCCTCGGTGAAGCTCTCGCCTCCTCCCATCGCTCCCAAACCTGATCTTCTCCTCTCCCAGCCTTCCCAACCCTCCCCCCTTCTTACCCAACCCTCCCCTGCTGCGCTAAAGAGAGCCAAACCTGCTGTGGCGCCCAAACCATGCCTCTCCAAACCCTCCGCCCCTCAAGCCCCGGCTTCTCCCCCACCCCTCAGACCCAGAGTACCCCAAACCCCTTCCCAGAAGTGCAGCGGGGCTGGGGACGACAGCCTCTCCTTCCTCAACTCCAGAAACGGGATCCTGTCGCAGCCCATCCTGCGCGACTCGGACTACATCATTCCTACGTGCTCCTGCGGACTCCAGGACTGCTCCCAATGCAAACGACTAGGGAATGGGAACATTACAGAGGTCGGGAGCGATACGCTCGGCTCCTGGCCAAACGGGAATGCCACGGAAAGCACTGGAACGCTGGTAGCCAATCGGCCGGGTAAAACAGAGAACGGAGACAGTGAGGAGAGCGGAGGAGTGACCAACACCCTCCATCTCAGGCTCAAGGACAAACCCCAGAGACAGGAGGggcagagggatggagaggggagcaGGGATGAGGAGAAGCTGCAGGGGAacaaagaggagagacagaggaaccaGAAAGGACAGGAGGGTCGGCAGTATCAGACTGGTTCAGGGGACCAGTCATGTAATGTTCTTGAGGTGGCAGAGACACTTACACAGACTAAAGCTTCTAATGCAGAACAGACATACACTGACAGCTGTAATATAGACTGCAATGAGACCGACACCATTCCCACTCCCCTCATCCTCCCACTGGAAGTCTCCCCTATTCGCACCCCCCCACAGACAGTCCCCCCCACCCGCACCCCCTCTCAGATAGTTCCACCCACCCGCACCCCCCCACAGATTTTACCCCCCAACCTCGCCCCCTCCCAGGTGGACAGTGAGCCTGACAGCACCCCCTCCCACACAGACAATAGTACACAGTGTTCCAGAATACCCAGGCTACCCACTGACCTCTCGTTCCCTGCCGCCCCCAGTAAGCCCCTGCCCGTGCCGCTGCCACGTAAGCCCCGTAAGCCAGCCCTGGTAAGGCAGGACGGCCTGGAGGCCAGCACCCATGAGAGGGAGACAAAGAACCGCACACAGgggggagaggtgggggagacTGAGGGGAGTGGGGGGAGATGTCTCACCTCAGAGAAGGAAGAACACACCCAGGGAGTGTATGACAGTCCCTCACCCTCCCAGGACCCTGAAGTTGAAGAGGAGCCTCACCCTGTGCCTCCACCTAGACAGAAGTCCCTCTCCCCTCGCCTCCACAGAGCCATCCACTGTCCCCCCTCCCTCAACCGAAACACCTCCCACTCTCTGGACTTGCTCTCTCAGCCTGAGCTTAACGCACTGAcctcagagagaagaggaggaggaggggaggaagaggaggagaaggaagaagaagtTGAGGACGGGTACGGAGACTTTGAGCGCTACCCCATCACCCGAAGCCTGCCCAAACAGATCAAGCTCAGCTGCCGCCCGCCCCCCGTCGGCATGACAAGGAAGGCCAGCTCAGCGGAAGAGGGGGGGTCACCCAGGGCCCCGCCCAGGAAGCCCCAGAGACACAGCCTGCCAGCGGGTGCCCCCCCGTCCAtcaccccccctccaccccctccgcACCACGCCAACACCCCCATGAGGGAGCTGCCTGCCACCCCACATGAGAAACCAGCCTGGCGCTTCCCAAGGCCCTTCTTCAGCAGGCAGAGCTCCTCCAGACACAGCAGCGGCGGCAGCAGCCAAGGGGCCCCCCAGGGGAAAGCAGCTCTGCTGGGGGGGAAACAGAGGGCCCAGTCCTTCTCCTCGGCTGACCTGCTGGCTCGCGCCGACGGCACCAAGAGGAGCCTTTCCTTCCGGAAGCTTCTGGAGCTGCGGTTGTCTGTCAGGATGTTGCCACGGTTACTGGCCAGAAGCGGCGAGTCTCTGGATTGTACCAGCGTGGAGCCGGGCGGACGGACGGGGATGGTGGACCAGCCCAACGGCAGCACGGGGGTGTCTGGCGGGGATGGAGAGGGGTCGGTGGAGTATGAGAATGTTCCTCTGTATGAGGAGATACCGGAGTACATGAACCTGCCTTTCCTCAGCGCACGGCTGGGCTGGCCACTCACACACAGTCTGGAcccaagcacacacagacacagtgactCAGACGTCTATGAGGTGCAGGATCCATACGAGAGCCACTGCGACTATAAGCGACCCCATTCCATTGACTATGAGAGGTACAGCATgtgtgtcacagtgtgtgtggtgtgtgtgtgtgcgactgtgCGTGTGAGTGGGAATTCTTTCTTCCTTTGTCTACACACACAAAGGGTCTGGGTTAGGTTtcaacagagtgtgtgtgtcatttTGTTGTCTGATTGCATAGTGCCTCTCGTGTGTCATGGGCAACTTAGGTTTCAACGAATCCAGAGTTACAGAGCTGATCATAATCCTTTGATCATTAGTTGCCTACAGTAAATAACTCAGTTATTACATCATGATACTTTTTGCTACCGTAGTGTTAATGTACCACAACAGTCATAGATGTGTCACTTTTAATGAGCTTTAATGCTTCATGAATCAGATTTCCTGGAAAGAGAGACTCGAGCAATTTACAGTAAATGTTTTGATTTTGAACCTAGAACAATGCCATGGGTGTGTGTACTGTGTTCAGTGGTttctatttgtgtgtgtttgtgtgtgtgtgtgtgtgtgtgtgtgtgtgtatgtgtactgtgTCACAGTGAGACTGTAAGTATTGTAGTATTTAGGCCAGTGCCCAGGTTGTGCTTGTGTGAGAGTTAGTTTTCACTTTACAGTCTTGGTCCCACTTTAGTGCTAAAACTATGGATTTACATGGTGGTAAGACCATGTCAGGTACAATGTAACTACATTGTGTGTACTATACCCATTGTTACATCGTATTTACAACGTAGACCAACATGCTGTGTTTGTGTGAGCGTTAGCATTGGCAGGCTGTGCTTGTATGAGTGTGTGAGAGTTAGCTTCAGTGTTAGCCATCCAGGCTGTGAAGAGAGCATTGATGTGCAGCAGGTTGGACTGTTTTCCTGTGGGTTATTTTCAGTGGCCAGAGCAGGAAATATCTGAAAATCGCAGAAACGCCACACTGCACTCTGAACAGGGAAAATAAACCTCCAGCAAccaccagcctctctctctccttctccctccctcccactctcttgctctcgctttctcatctcttcctgtcccttctcccatatctctccctttctctcctgttcCCTTTCtttctgccatctctctctcccatctctctttcggtttctcactctctttcctaTTCTCAGTGAACCCCTTTTTGAATGACTCAACGTAATTTAATATTTTGCTACTGTATTGGACACtaaaatatttgtgtgtgtggatgagtgAATGGACTGGACACGGTCCTTGCTAACAAGAGTCAGGCCTCCCAACTAGgtttgcacattttggggaatattcagaggtggaaaccttccgtgggaattaacggaaatatatgggaattaacgggaatatatgggaattcatggaaatatatgcaaattaatataataccatttcaatgtagatgttttttgcattggatatatttaccatatcatatggagacagaaacataaaccttttaccttatcataagtagacataattgcaaatgatgaAATCCTTCCATtagaaaaaatgtaataaaaatgtagtTACGAATTCAACTTTAATTAaattagttgactcttcacatgggatgagttcactgaacaacaaaagaaagggttATTggatgatccccaatgatccatcgcatctcccaaaaacgttttcaacatacatgaTGATAGTTTAGAAAAAATGATAGTTTTTTATATGATAGtttagaaactaaagctttggttgtcttcctctcaggcttccatgtcttctccctggacctcctcaatgtccacctcttgaacatcagactctgaggcctcatcttcactgtcactttccaaccttgttgaggatggcttgttgtcaggctcaaaaagcctcaaatttgcccggatggccaccaatttttcaacccatgtattggtcagcctgttgcgtgctttagtgtgtgtgtttctaaacaaggaccagttgcgctctgaagcggctgatgttggtgggatttggaggatgatggaggcaacaggggaa
Protein-coding regions in this window:
- the LOC120049111 gene encoding FYVE, RhoGEF and PH domain-containing protein 6-like; translated protein: MSTGVKKPPVAPKPKLAPSVKLSPPPIAPKPDLLLSQPSQPSPLLTQPSPAALKRAKPAVAPKPCLSKPSAPQAPASPPPLRPRVPQTPSQKCSGAGDDSLSFLNSRNGILSQPILRDSDYIIPTCSCGLQDCSQCKRLGNGNITEVGSDTLGSWPNGNATESTGTLVANRPGKTENGDSEESGGVTNTLHLRLKDKPQRQEGQRDGEGSRDEEKLQGNKEERQRNQKGQEGRQYQTGSGDQSCNVLEVAETLTQTKASNAEQTYTDSCNIDCNETDTIPTPLILPLEVSPIRTPPQTVPPTRTPSQIVPPTRTPPQILPPNLAPSQVDSEPDSTPSHTDNSTQCSRIPRLPTDLSFPAAPSKPLPVPLPRKPRKPALVRQDGLEASTHERETKNRTQGGEVGETEGSGGRCLTSEKEEHTQGVYDSPSPSQDPEVEEEPHPVPPPRQKSLSPRLHRAIHCPPSLNRNTSHSLDLLSQPELNALTSERRGGGGEEEEEKEEEVEDGYGDFERYPITRSLPKQIKLSCRPPPVGMTRKASSAEEGGSPRAPPRKPQRHSLPAGAPPSITPPPPPPHHANTPMRELPATPHEKPAWRFPRPFFSRQSSSRHSSGGSSQGAPQGKAALLGGKQRAQSFSSADLLARADGTKRSLSFRKLLELRLSVRMLPRLLARSGESLDCTSVEPGGRTGMVDQPNGSTGVSGGDGEGSVEYENVPLYEEIPEYMNLPFLSARLGWPLTHSLDPSTHRHSDSDVYEVQDPYESHCDYKRPHSIDYERGWHGLDDAHSEEEVHSSDEDDNSSTSSKEHLELSEEDRQQEDEVKRKKVVHIAQEIMSSEKVFVDVLKLLHIDFRDAVSKATRQNGKPVVEERILSQILYYLPQLYQLNRDLLRELEERVAHWGDHQRLADIFVQKGPYLKMYSTYIRQFDNNVAMLDEQCRKNPGFATVVREFEMSPRCASLALKHYLLKPVQRIPQYQLLLTDYLKNLPEDSSDYKDTQAALGIVKEVANHANDIMKQGDNFQKLMHIQYSLNGQHEIVQPGRVFLKEGTLMKLSRKVMQPRMFFLFNDTLLYTTPVQSGQYKLNSMLSLAGMKVSKPSQEAYQNELNIESVERSFILSASSATERDEWLAAIATAIDDHTRKKITFISSRSQEEADGVCDSGAPLGSKAPIWIPDLRATMCMVCTCEFTLTWRRHHCRACGKVVCQTCSSNKFYLEYLKNQPARVCDHCFVKLQENSDRVASGALSPTSRSGGFSFSRKQKKIPAALKEVSANTDNSSMSGYLQRSKGNKKQWKRLWFVIKNKVLYTYAASEDVAALESQPLLGFFLREEKCGPFQKLQFKLYHKNTLFYIFKADDIPTAQRWIEAFQEAMIL